One Setaria viridis chromosome 3, Setaria_viridis_v4.0, whole genome shotgun sequence DNA window includes the following coding sequences:
- the LOC117850843 gene encoding uncharacterized protein, whose translation MSGMASDDVTAQVRVEGDVSDQKVEDVQGQNEMDGMPSRQEEEAAIKKKYGGILPRKTPLISKDHERAYFDSADWALGKQGGVPNKPKGPLEALRPKLQPTQQNARARRTSYASADSDETLNLSAEDLGQQGEPVEDKNKE comes from the exons ATGTCTGGGATGGCATCTGATGATGTAACTGCCCAAGTGAGGGTTGAAGGAGATGTTTCAGATCAGAAGGTTGAAGACGTTCAGGGCCAGAATGAAATGGATGGGATGCCCTCGCGACAAGAGGAG GAGGCAGCAATTAAGAAAAAGTATGGAGGAATATTGCCCAGAAAGACTCCACTTATATCTAAG GACCATGAGCGTGCTTACTTTGATTCCGCTGATTGGGCTCTAGGAAAG CAAGGTGGTGTTCCCAACAAGCCTAAAGGTCCTCTTGAAGCACTTCGACCAAAGCTTCAG CCTACTCAACAAAATGCCCGTGCCCGTCGAACTTCTTATGCATCTGCGGACAGCGATG AGACTCTGAACTTGTCTGCTGAGGATCTGGGCCAGCAAGGAGAACCTGTCGAGGACAAGAACAAGGAATGA